The DNA segment ACTCTATCTTCCAATTCTACCGACAACTCGAGTGGATTCTTCCCGTGTTCCGGAGGTGCGGAGACGATGAGTACATAATTTTCTTCCTTTTTTATTTCGTCAGCATCACTGAAGGTGATTGAGTAATTACTATCTTCTAGATCTCGAGAGAAGCTCGACTCTGTTGCATCACGCTGTCCATTCTGAAAATAAGAATGTTATTGGCTAGTATCAGAAGCGACGAACtgataattatttatgttatgATGTGCATTGTGCATACTTGTTACGTACTCTTTGTGCAAGCTTCTAAATTCGGAGGCAGTCGCCGACctctttttttactttattgcaccaaaacaaACATGACATACAAAACTTAGTAACTAATGGCCTAGGATCCCTTCATCGAAGGACCTCCACTGAGCTGGTTAATGGAAAgtttttatattcaattacgTATGTCAACAAATTTAATGCAAGTGGGTTGCCCAAAAAGTTTGAGtccagaattaaaaaaaaataggccatCACAGTAAAAAGTGCAAAAAGCGACCTTATCGCGACAAACAATTTCTTCCACctttattataaaactataaagtaacagtacctattaaatattaatagatGGTAGGTGACTACATACACagctaatagcaaactttttaaaatgggtataaatatataaattataagtaacatacatacatactaaagaatgcatacaaataattataaatatgtacgtatacaaacataaatatcattagtcattacttatAATGACTGACCTCATGATCTGATCCGAccttatcctactaatattataaagccgaaagtatgtgagtttgtgagtatgtatgtttgttacttccccatgcttaaacggctggaccgatttcgacaaaattttacaagaaggtagctgacatcctggattaacacataggctacatttttaaccgactttcaaagtggaggagatgttatgttcgttttcatgtgattttttttgttcaacgattactccgatGTTTGTGagccgatttcgacaaaaatttACAAGCTGTTAGCTGATATCTTGGACTAACAAATAGTTAAcactttaaccgacttccggaaTAGAggaggtgttattttttttttttttttatttattaataggcTTTCGCCCTGTCTCCTGCttggggggggctgcgccccccaaacccccccacCCTTCCTGAAGCTATTGCTTTTAACGAAATGGTATCACGTCGTTAGTGCTGAGTTTTAATTAtcctttttacaaacaaatgaagtaatcctacttcctactaatattataaagccgaaagtatgtgagtttgtgagtttgtatgtttgttacttcttgacGCTtaaacggttggaccgatttcaacaaaattttacaaggaggtagctgacatcctggattaacacataggctacatttttaaccgactttcaaattggaggagatgttatgttcgttttcgtgtgattttttttgttcaacgattactccgatGTTTGTGagccgatttcgacaaaaatttACAAGCTGTTAGCTGATATCCTGGACTAACAAATGGTTaacatttttaactgacttccgaaATAGAGGAggtgttattttaaatttttgaaattgattaataggcttTCGTCCTGTCTCCTGCttgcggggggctgcgcccccccaaatcCCCCGACCCCTCCTGAATTTAATGCTTTTAACGAAATGGTATCGCGTCGTTACTGCTGAAAGTTGAAATTGTCCTttttacaaagtacaaacaaacttagtaataaattataaaaatgaatttattggaAACTCTTGATGCACTCTAATAAAGCCTTCCTGGATAAATGGTTTAAGATTTTCTTTTAATTGGATCAGTAGTtaatgagattagcgcgttcgtACAAACAAagtcttcagctttataatattagtatagatgtgccCTCCGTCCGTCCCGTCCTCCGTCTCACAGTCCTTTACACTGCGAAAAGTTGGAAATCGTTTCAGAAACAGCAAAGTTAATcataaatcattaaaaaatcgcatctgaatataaaatataatgtactatCTATTATATCTCCTTagttttagaagtcggttaaaaacaataacatatGACAGGATAATCAACTTCCATCTCTCAGTTATCAAAAATTGATATTTCTGATGATcaaactcaatacattttgtCTCTAATTACAAATAACTAATTGACctattaaaacacaatttagtttacctaataaatcgcgggtaacaccgcggggcacagctagttacttataattttacataagaACTTTCATTCACGGCACAGCTCATAAATTTATTTGATAGCGAACTagtggtttttaatttttaagtaaaacaGTGAGCGCACAAACCATCGTACAGTTATGTTCGAGCTCCGGAAAATTTTGACCTGCCGGCTGCCATGTTAGAGATGGAAAATATGGTTAAATTGAGGGACAAGGAAAAGTAAAacggttaaaataaaaaatgcacAGCTGAAAATATATAAGTTACATGTTTTGACTAGCAAGCGAAGCCCATACCTCGGACTTATTAGCGACCGCCTGAGTCTTCTGAACATCCTGAGCCTTGTAGATCGAACCTAGGAAACCGTCTATAACTGAATAGGCGAACCAAGTCTGCTCCGCCTCTGTTTCTATCGCTTTCTTCTTACACCTTCTGTACATTGCGAGCAAAGaatcttttttctttttcagcTCTTCCACCGTACACACGTCTCCCATCTCTTTCTTTATCGTATCCCACGCATCTATAACGCTTTGCCTGAATGTACGCTCGTGGTTTGTGGGATCCCATAGGCACGGAAACTTTTGGAATAATTTAAGAAATTTGATAACGTTTTCGCGGGACCAATCCATTTGAGATTCAGTGTCAGCAGTGAGTTCCTTTTCATCTTCTGACTCATTATGTGCATCATCATCGCAGCTATTCAAGTCTGCATTTGCCACTTCTATCGCTGGTTCCAGTGGATTCTCACATCGTGACGGCAACGATTTATACAatttttgatttctttttaCATCTGCGTCGTTATAGCATTTGGCTGCACTGTCATCTTTATCCTAAAATCAAGAATGGTCATTAGATTATTAAAGTTTAAGAACGCCCTTGGTTGATATTAATGATACTCGTACATACGAAAAGTAATATCCGTTGCTACAGTTTTAGTTTTGACTAAGTAACACTTGTTAAGTTagatgtattataataattgttaacaccatcttaaaaaaacaaaaaagcgGCAAACCTCATTTTTATCAGTTTTCATAAAAGCCACGGGACACTTGTCGATGGAGTCCAGAAAACTGTCCATAATAGTATAGGCGAACCAGGTCGGCTCGTATACACAATTCTTTGCCTCCAACTCTTCAGCGTTCTTCTTGCACCGTTTAtaagtaaataacaaaatatcttttctcCTTCTCAATTCATTTACTGTGAACCGATCTTCTAACTCTTTTTTTATCGTAAGCCATGCTTTCATTCGGTGTCGTCTATTCGCGTAATCGGGATCGATGGGGTTCCATAAGCACGGAAAACTTTGAAACAGTCGAAtaaatttaaagatattttCTTTCGTCCAATCGACGTGACTTTCAGAGCGACGTCTGTTAATGACACGATCTAAATCTTCTGGGTCGTCCTGGGCATCCATTTTGGAGTTATTCGTATCGTCTTCATCGGAGCTTTGGTCTGAAGTTTCTCTATTCTGAAAATAAGAATATCGATTATATGAAGCTAATTAAAGTTCATTTGGATATAGAGTAAATTAGCGCTGAATCAGCGAGATTATGTTCGAGTTTCGACTGGAGCCTTGGTGCGATACATAACTTCATTGTGGTATTGTGCGCTGCAtttgaggttttttttttgaaaatacaaGAACAACTTCAATCAAAAGcttttagggctcccacacaaaactgcgaattcgcatcgcatcgcaatagctatgtccacactgtgcactttcatcttcaaatttcgtcatcaactttcatattggcgcattcaattattgaatgcgtcaaggaacgcaacgccaatattgtcatttttgaagttctGAGGGCATGCGTCGTGAGCAtgtctcacgttcgctgttgactgcgctataagttataacgcatgcccttgacgaacagaaaaaggcacaatgtggacaaagctaatgttatttttagtatgagttttgttgcagatttttacgatgcgatgcgaattcgcagttttgtgtgggagcccttatcTCACTCAAGCTATCTAAGCATACCTCTGCACTCATAGAAGCTTCAGGACTGTCGGGACACGTAGCCGTCGTGACCATCGATCCTAGAAAACCATCCATAGCCTCATAGGCGAACCAAGTCGGCTGGTAATCACTATCAGTCGACCTCTTCTCTGTTATCATCTTCTGGCATCGCCTGTAAGCGAACATCAAAATTTCCTTTTTCTTTTTCAACTCCTCCACCGTATATAGGTCGTCCAGCCCTTTTTTTATAGCGAGCCAGGCTTTGTTTCGATGTAGTTTATTTTTTCGGTTACGGTTCAGGGGGTCCCACAAGCACGGATGCTTTTGGTATAGTTGAAGAAATTTGATAACATTTTCGTTCGGCCATCCATCGATTTGAGGGTCAGTGGAGTGGACGACGGGTTGCTCATATTCCGTATCGTTCTGGTCGTTGTTTTCATAGTTCACGAATTCTATATCGATCTGTGGTGGCATTTCTTCGAGGTACTCTGTTTTTATTGGAATCGTGCTTGCGAAATTTTGTTTCCTTTTCGTATCTTCCTCGTCCGAACTCGAGCATGTACTGCGATTTTTATTCTGATTCTGTAATGAGGAGTGTTAATTACATACTTACGTTAAGGTGTCGGTCACGTCTGactgataaaaataatgtatactTTGAAACAAGTCGGTTACCCGAGACGAGTAATACTATACCTCAATCCTCATCATGAAAGCCCGAGGATACTTGTATATCGGAGCTAGAAAACTATCAATGAGCGAATAGGCGAACCAGTCCGGCGGGTTATTCGAATTCGACTTCAATTCATTTCTCTTATACCTTCTGTACGTTCCTATCAGGATCTCCTTTTTCTTTTTCAACTCTTCTATTGGGCATAGATCTCCCAGCTCCTTGCTTATCGCGTTCCAGGCTTTATTGCGACATTGTACGAGGGCGTTATCGGGATGCGAGGGGTCCCATAGACAGGAGTTCCTCCGGTAAAGTTTGAGAAATTTGATTGTATTTTCGTACGTCCAATTCATTTTACTTTGAGAGGACTGCGCTGCGGGCTTATATTTATGTTCTGTTTTGACTTGGTTAGATTTGGGCTCCTTTTTTATGTCCTTAGATGCGCCCTGACCGCTCGAATCAGCACATACCTCTTGATAGTCGGAGTTTACCGTTTGGTATCCACTGTTCTAAAATTAAGAacaatagataaaatatttaaatattagagAATTACTGCATACATGGAGCATATTCGGACGCTTTGCATAACGTATATTAGCAGTACACCTAAAAACTTTTGAGTTTGTCTTGTTCTTAAGGTGACGCcatgataatttggctgcagcgatatcgatttttctcaacaatgactaaagctaatgctaagtactcacatacggttttgttcgatagttttattcgaaatcgagcaaaaaccaccgtgtggaccgcaaagctcacagctcgaaggctcgcatcgagccagtttgaaggctcgaatcgagccggctgaCAACGCGAccgatattctacttatacagatctgttacgtccatactattttcaaattcaaaattgcaaacattgacaaatatgacagataagtgaaacaaaggatacgaaaaaccatttatataaaagagatagttctatttttaaacgtcgaatcgtatcgctgtctctttcttcgcctgagctatgacgaaaattcgatttttccagattgttcgaaaaaataattgaaaatgtaaataatcgaggtatttattgcaatcaagaaatgtggtaagagattccatgtgtttttttttgagtcataattggtacattttcgaaacgcgcacgacgtcattttcaatttatttaggtaagacaagacgcggcacgttcgtgactgcgctcgatgcagactaaacaacagacggcccaaatgggccgtatttgaatcttcacaacgcgcgcggtagtaacataatatctgctttgagtttttcatcattgtacgcgacaaaaaccattttgacgcttacgccctttccatttcttgctgttccatttcttgttttctatgagaggccgatcCAAAACgatattttactttaacgcggcgtcaccttaagtttCGATCGTTGCCTTTccagggccgtagctagggggggggcatagtggggcaatgccctaccttaaaatcacaatgccc comes from the Aricia agestis chromosome 6, ilAriAges1.1, whole genome shotgun sequence genome and includes:
- the LOC121728338 gene encoding uncharacterized protein LOC121728338, with protein sequence MDWSNEIILKFIQAYGEYPCLWDPTHPHRTNRFRRTEAWHAIKKELGDVCTVDDLRKKKESLMTSYRFYKSKVMKSEPDARARFEPTWFAYSAMDAFLGWIYETSPTPSMQTVYENSGYQTVNSDYQEVCADSSGQGASKDIKKEPKSNQVKTEHKYKPAAQSSQSKMNWTYENTIKFLKLYRRNSCLWDPSHPDNALVQCRNKAWNAISKELGDLCPIEELKKKKEILIGTYRRYKRNELKSNSNNPPDWFAYSLIDSFLAPIYKYPRAFMMRIENQNKNRSTCSSSDEEDTKRKQNFASTIPIKTEYLEEMPPQIDIEFVNYENNDQNDTEYEQPVVHSTDPQIDGWPNENVIKFLQLYQKHPCLWDPLNRNRKNKLHRNKAWLAIKKGLDDLYTVEELKKKKEILMFAYRRCQKMITEKRSTDSDYQPTWFAYEAMDGFLGSMVTTATCPDSPEASMSAENRETSDQSSDEDDTNNSKMDAQDDPEDLDRVINRRRSESHVDWTKENIFKFIRLFQSFPCLWNPIDPDYANRRHRMKAWLTIKKELEDRFTVNELRRRKDILLFTYKRCKKNAEELEAKNCVYEPTWFAYTIMDSFLDSIDKCPVAFMKTDKNEDKDDSAAKCYNDADVKRNQKLYKSLPSRCENPLEPAIEVANADLNSCDDDAHNESEDEKELTADTESQMDWSRENVIKFLKLFQKFPCLWDPTNHERTFRQSVIDAWDTIKKEMGDVCTVEELKKKKDSLLAMYRRCKKKAIETEAEQTWFAYSVIDGFLGSIYKAQDVQKTQAVANKSENGQRDATESSFSRDLEDSNYSITFSDADEIKKEENYVLIVSAPPEHGKNPLELSVELEDRVNSTCEERNDSEDDRAAAATPTPICWSINDVLKFIELYKGQTVLWNPDNPNRRSKYSLTDAWNSIRKDLDNRWTVDELKRKKESLLATYRSLKTKVIKSESSEYVFQPSWFAFSAMDDFMGSIYKSSSTSRSKSKDRHNRDDSNDSCDSEPEIKRENFVSIVSTSALKRKNPLELPIAMVGDSKKSKGSEQTEEEDECSLFGKLVTSKLRKTSQDRRDWLMLKINELFYRASQGNNDNAYG